One genomic region from Bacteroidota bacterium encodes:
- a CDS encoding S46 family peptidase: KKLEIWKKYMDQDRKTRIQYASKYAGTSNTWKYMIGQERGLKRLGVTAKKQDIEKEFQAWADGTPERKEKYGSVLNDYKTAYEAMGVDYEKFLYTVLCGSSGSEILGYSQSFGQLLELLKKDSPEAIIQETVDQLKASSGEHFKDYNEILDEEVMAGLFKLYYQKVPKDFVPALFQEMLDKHKGNFEAMAKWVFETSVFSTQDKVNTFLDKPKAKTIEKDPAYQLAGAFAEKMMEARGAFQQAQAGMSKYDRLFIDGLRKMNTDKVYYPDANSTMRLSYGSVLDYYPADAVYYNYYTTLEGVMEKEDPNNDEFIVEEKLKKLFAAKDYGRYGEMINGEKRMITCFLTTNDITGGNSGSPVINGNGELIGIAFDGNWEAMSGDIAFEPELQRTINVDIRYVLFIIDKFAGAKNLIDELTIVTEKIKPQEEIILKEPLEVHFENIYFENNVYNVPEKYLPVLQAIAEFLNENDSYSLIIASYTDDKGPAAYNKKISQKRGEETAKLLSKKYQIPEDRIIVKGLGEENFLQDNATDEGRDANRRIEFELVDHP, from the coding sequence GGGACTAAAGCGACTGGGTGTTACTGCCAAAAAGCAGGACATTGAAAAAGAATTTCAGGCATGGGCTGATGGAACTCCCGAGCGTAAAGAGAAGTATGGTAGTGTTCTGAATGATTACAAGACGGCTTATGAAGCCATGGGTGTCGATTACGAAAAATTCCTTTATACTGTATTATGCGGTTCAAGCGGTTCGGAAATCCTGGGATATTCCCAAAGTTTCGGGCAGTTACTGGAATTACTGAAGAAAGATTCACCCGAAGCCATCATTCAGGAAACGGTTGACCAGTTAAAAGCATCCTCCGGGGAGCATTTTAAGGATTATAATGAGATCCTTGACGAAGAGGTAATGGCCGGCTTATTCAAGCTATATTACCAAAAGGTCCCGAAAGACTTTGTTCCTGCCCTTTTCCAGGAAATGCTCGATAAGCACAAAGGAAATTTTGAAGCTATGGCAAAATGGGTTTTTGAGACCTCGGTATTTTCCACACAGGATAAAGTAAATACTTTCCTGGACAAACCCAAAGCCAAGACCATAGAAAAGGATCCGGCATATCAGTTGGCAGGTGCTTTTGCGGAAAAGATGATGGAAGCCCGCGGTGCATTCCAGCAGGCCCAGGCCGGTATGAGTAAATACGACCGTCTTTTCATCGACGGATTACGGAAAATGAATACTGATAAGGTATATTATCCTGATGCCAATTCGACAATGAGATTATCCTACGGGAGCGTCCTTGATTATTATCCGGCCGATGCGGTTTACTATAATTATTACACAACCCTCGAGGGTGTTATGGAAAAAGAAGATCCGAACAACGACGAGTTCATTGTGGAAGAAAAGCTGAAAAAGCTCTTTGCTGCAAAAGATTATGGCCGCTACGGAGAAATGATCAACGGCGAAAAGAGGATGATCACCTGTTTCCTGACCACCAATGACATTACCGGAGGTAATTCAGGAAGTCCGGTCATCAATGGCAACGGTGAACTTATTGGCATTGCGTTCGACGGCAACTGGGAAGCCATGAGCGGGGATATTGCCTTTGAACCGGAATTACAGCGTACTATTAATGTTGATATACGTTATGTTCTGTTTATCATTGATAAATTTGCCGGAGCAAAGAATTTAATTGATGAATTGACGATTGTAACGGAAAAGATTAAGCCTCAGGAAGAAATTATCTTAAAAGAACCCTTAGAGGTTCATTTTGAAAATATCTATTTTGAAAACAATGTTTATAACGTTCCTGAAAAATATCTTCCTGTATTACAGGCTATAGCAGAATTCTTAAACGAAAACGATTCGTATTCCCTCATTATTGCCAGTTATACCGATGATAAGGGACCAGCAGCTTATAACAAAAAAATCTCACAAAAAAGGGGAGAAGAAACCGCAAAACTTCTTAGTAAAAAGTACCAAATTCCGGAGGATAGAATTATCGTAAAGGGTTTAGGCGAAGAAAACTTCTTACAAGATAATGCTACGGATGAAGGACGAGATGCAAACAGAAGAATCGAATTTGAGCTGGTTG